One Stigmatopora argus isolate UIUO_Sarg chromosome 19, RoL_Sarg_1.0, whole genome shotgun sequence genomic window, ATCATCTCTTTTCAATTTCAGAAGCGGTAACGATGCGGCAGACAATTTGGAACCGTCACCCAGAACAGAGAGCATAACTCCATGGCCGCCCCAAGGTAATGATGCAGAAATATAGATCTTTACTAAAAGTGCAGAGTTGGAGTTACAGGACAGTACTAGATCActtctatatttaaaaaatagaccaaAGACAGATGCGAACACCAAAttgggatttatttttattatacagAAATTgctaacaaagaaaaaaacaataaaactgccataattataataataataataacaacaataatagtaattatagtaataacaataaaaaaataatgataataataataataacaataataataaaaagtaattTGACCAGGTGATTGGTATGTGCAAGAATGTTGACATGCTCAGTCCAACTAGAAatatttcaggaaaaaaactgTTGCTTGTAGTttgagttattttatttttaattttaagtgatgcttaaaacattttgtttcatttctatTTATCCAAGGTTGAGGATATTTAATGGCTGTGCAAAATAGTAAAGCATTGTTTCCCTCTTGTGGTCGTGCCTTGCAAGTACAGTAGAGGTATAATGTAAATGAATGGGTAACTCGAACCAGTCAGTTTGGTGACTAATAGCAAAGAGGGTAAAGCATAATATAAAGCatgcaaacataaaaaaagatctTTCAACATTTAAACCTATCCACTACTAAAGATAAATacttgtaaaatatatatttaatttaaaaaagagccACATTATTGCCAAACAACTAGGATGCGTGTTTACATATATAAAAGGTGGTTTTTCAGTACAACACAATACAGCATTTACAGAAACTGTCGTGGCTAGTGAAACTCTTAAATATACAGTAACACTCTCTCaaaagttgtttaaaaaaatacaaacgccCTAGCAAAAGTCCCCAGCAAAATAGTAAAGCATAACAATGTAATTCAAATGGAGTATTTCAACCTCTATTTTGCATTTCACTCCTTTTTCGGCTGCTCGATGAGTTTGCCCTTGTGGTACTTCTGTCCAATTCCATACGGCACATGAGCGGAAATGGTGCCCAGTTCTTTGGCCCCCTCGATGTGAAACATCTGGTCGTCAAAGTAGATGTGTGGTTTAATTTTCTTCAGCAGCGGCCCTTTGGGGGCTCCGGCCAGGAAGAGAGCCTCGTCAACCTCCAGGCCCCAGCTGCGGAGGGTCTTCAGCACTCGAGCCCCTGAGCTGGCAGCGCTACGTGCCGTGACCAGGTAGGTTCTGATTGGACAATTCAAACGCTCGTTCTTGGCATAGAATTTTCGCTGGAGTTTCCCCAAAGCCTCCAAGAAACATTTCAGAGGCCCCTAAGAATGTCACAAGTATTGAGTTATATGCAAGTAGTTACAATTTCATTGGCCAACACTTATGATTTAAATGtattacaaataaaatgattaaaaagacACCCACGCATACCGTAAAAAcccatgaaatatatattttcaaacccCAAAAAAGTACCTGAGCAAGCGGTTTGTTCTCAAACTTCTTCTCGTGCTCAAAAAAGCTGTCCAAGCCGCTTTGCTTAACGATGATCTCAGACTCATCCGAGAAGAGGACGGCGTCGCCGTCGAAAGCCACCCTCAGTTGATTGTCGCAAAGCTCGTTTTCCTTCTCTGGCATAAACATTGTGGCCGCGGCGATTCCTGAAGAAATGGCATTATCCATGAAATactcaaaaaacaaacacataaatGTAAATGAATGTGTTCCGTACCTTCGTTAATGGCCTCCGTGACTTTCTCAGCATCCTTGGAAAGATACAGATTGGTCATGTAAGCTTCCAGGTAGCCTATTGGACTTTCCCCTCCGGTCATACAAAATCTTTCGATGGTCAGCTC contains:
- the LOC144064986 gene encoding cytosolic 5'-nucleotidase 1A-like, whose amino-acid sequence is MSDLKLNDANQVVDNAEESDWAAAKAFFEQLKTNKPRPPKPKFAVTIAVSSRTLFNMVAERQIYEQEGVESYVAYQMEHENEPFKPGAAFPFVKALMTVNARLRELYPDSEELFDIVLMTNNHAQVGVRLINSINHYELTIERFCMTGGESPIGYLEAYMTNLYLSKDAEKVTEAINEGIAAATMFMPEKENELCDNQLRVAFDGDAVLFSDESEIIVKQSGLDSFFEHEKKFENKPLAQGPLKCFLEALGKLQRKFYAKNERLNCPIRTYLVTARSAASSGARVLKTLRSWGLEVDEALFLAGAPKGPLLKKIKPHIYFDDQMFHIEGAKELGTISAHVPYGIGQKYHKGKLIEQPKKE